A genomic window from Bacillota bacterium includes:
- a CDS encoding DUF2512 family protein, translated as MQLSRTVTALIVRFLLTLVAAWIAFSWVGFNPLDQIVLLAVVGTIVNYVLGDLMVLPRYGNLVASVGDGVLAAVVAYLVDLFLPAFRTNFLSLVLFGVLVAIAEYVFHQYLFRAREVSP; from the coding sequence GTGCAGCTCAGCCGGACTGTGACGGCCCTCATCGTAAGATTCCTGCTGACGCTCGTGGCCGCCTGGATCGCGTTCTCCTGGGTCGGGTTCAACCCGCTGGACCAGATCGTTCTGCTGGCCGTGGTGGGGACTATTGTCAACTACGTTCTCGGTGACCTGATGGTCCTGCCCAGGTACGGCAACCTCGTGGCGTCCGTGGGCGACGGGGTGCTGGCGGCGGTGGTGGCGTACCTGGTCGATCTGTTCCTGCCAGCATTCCGGACCAACTTCCTGTCGCTCGTGTTGTTCGGAGTGCTCGTCGCGATTGCGGAATATGTCTTCCACCAATATCTGTTCCGCGCGAGAGAGGTCTCCCCGTGA